CTACCGAATCCAAGAAAGCTAAAAGGCTTCAGGGGTTGCTGCATTTTGTTCAAAAATTATTTAGCAATGTAATAGTTTCAGGAAGTTATCTATATCAACTACTGATTGGTTATATGGGGACGGACTTACATCAAACCGCGAGGGATCAAACTTTTGAGGATTGGGGAAGACTTCTGGGTCATGGTGAATGGAGACGACGTCCAAATTGACAGACCAGCCTTTCTCTATTTTGTATCCTGTAATGTGGATTCATGATTTAGAGCCACATATTCAAACTTGTATAGAGAACAATATGGCTGCTTTTGTAATCTGGTTTTTTGGAGTCAAAGTGTTGTACCATCAATCTCGAAATTCTGGGCAGCTTTTCTTGAATACCAAGGCAAAATAGTAGCTCTCCGAAGAGTTTCGCTGATTACTTTCGCAGTGTAAGGCATGTTGTTAACTTCATCCCATGTTAGATTTGCTCCACTGTCTCGGTTTGCTTCGATTTTTTTGTGCTCATCCTGCAAATTTGACAACATTTAGTTTTTAGTCTTCGGCGGAAATCAAATATCAATCAAACGATGCCTAGATGGCAAAGATACATTACCCTTAGTTGTTCCAGAACAGTAGGATTTTCTCCGAGGAATTTAATAAGCCATGTGAGCCCAGCAGTTGTAGTATCATGGCCTGCAACCAGCAGAGTTAATATGTTGTCCTTCAGTTGTTGATCAGTGAGTTTATCTTTATTATCTTCATCCCCTTCTCCTTTGCTATGTTTCATAATCAGCGATTCTAAAAAATCTTGCTGAAAGCCACCTCTTCCACTTCTTCTTTTAGAAATGGTCGAGTCTAACATCGCATACATCCTATCCCGTGCCTGATAAAAGAGAACAATGTATTCGAGATGAATCCAAAAATTTCCTTCCATCTTTGACAGTTACAAGTTGTAAAAAACTACATAAGAACTGATACCTGAATGCCGCTATGGAACGCTGTCCCAGGGATCTTAAATGGCAAGGATGCaaaggaggaagagatgagTTTAAAATTTGACCGAAATTGCTCCTGCTCCTCACCAGCAGGCTCCAGACTCATGATCATGTTGCCAATCACTTTGAGAGTGAACtgcaaaaacataaaagatGAAATGATTATCAATCGGGCCTGAAGTCAAGAGTgtagaaaagaaaattttgctTGTTCACTTGGTAACTCGATACTGAACTGTAGAAGCCTCTTCAAGAACCAGTACAGTTCGTCCAGGCCACTGTTCTAGTGTTTCAATTGCCAGAGTATTGATGAACTGGAAATATTTTTTGAGGCCATCAACCGATAGGGGCTCTGCAATCAACCGCCTAAGGCGCTTGTGTTCTTCGCCGGTTGTTTGGAGCAAGCTGGTAGGCCCTAGCACCTGCTGCCCGGTGTAGAATAGGTTTAAGCTAACCATCCCATCTCTTCCTGCTAACAAAATCTTACTGGCTTCCCTCCCAGTCATGAACACTGTAAATCTCCCCAACACAAAACTCTTGAAAACTTTTCCATACCTACATAAAAACCAAGCTTAGTACTTACTGAAATATCACATATAGATTTCTTTCGGATATTTTGGAAAGAGCAAGTGATTTTCACACTCGTGTTTTCTCCTTTTGAATTCTCTCCTTGTTTCTGTCCCTTGATTCCCAAGGAagcaaagagagtgaaaatcaCTTCCCTTTCGGAAATTCATTTTCTCGTTACAGAATTCAAAAAATGTAATCGATTTACCTCTGCTGCCTCTTGTTCATGAAGCTGTATATACCAGATGGACTTGAAAACTCCGAAATAAATGAGAAGCTCTCTCCCACAATAGGCCAACCCAAGCTGCCCGGGATATCCTCCATGCTTTTCGGTGACGAGGTCCAAGATTGCAGCACGAAAAAAgcagaaaaaacaaaaatggaCAGCAATGCCAGGATGATCAAGATGAAGAGCGCCATTGCAAGTTTTGGCTAATCGAAAGATTATCAGATGATCGTCTGTCTTTTGACTCTAATTACACTCTTAAATCATATTTTGCAATGAAGGATACTTTAACATGGCTCCCATTACTTGTAATTAGCGCCAGCAATTAAGTAAACGTTAGATGTTTGATGAGCTCTTGTTTTAGCGTTTTTGTTTCTTCCTTAATTGGTACTTTGGGGAGGCCattgtttttcttcttgttcttctattTTTCTATAGTAGgctgattattatttttttaatcaggCTTCGTGCTAATCTATTTCTTAATTTAATCACTAATCCGTGACAATGGGACATAAAAAGAATCGGAAGTTTAATTTGTCTTCATTTGTGAGTGATAGTGAAAATTACAATGCCGGCCCTTGCTAGCTTATATGTATTATTCTTACAAAATCTCCATATTTTATTAAGACAATTATTGTATATTAGCACTTGTATTTTGGTTCAGCattaagagtataaatttcgCATCGGAGAAAGAAATGACTTTGCATGCGTTATGAGTAATTGGGCTActtctcatattgccaattggttttatagtgaaacctcaactttcttcatgacaTTAGAGCAGATTGTCCCACGTGTGAAGCTCAACGGCTGCACATGCTCCACGGTACACAATTTGTGTTGTCTACGTGTTAGGTTTGAAATATATCACTCGTGAAAGAGTGTGTTGAGAGTATGAATCCCACATCTGAGAAAGAAGGAATCTTACTTGTGCTTATGAGTAATTTGGCTACTTTTCATATTGACAATTgattttagggagttttaacaaaacactctcggtattgttcacttttaacgaaaaaccacattttaccttttcctggtactattcactacacttttatttgtcattttttgttaaaacaaaagttttttttgaacttttcgtcagttttcctttgattttatgGTGAATCTCAATTTCCTTCATGGTACTAGAGTAAGTTGTCATGCATGTGAAGTCTAACGGTCACACGTGCTCTACGTCACCCAACTTGTGTTGTCTACATGTTAGGCTTAAAAATTCGCCAATTGATTTTACGGTAAAACCTTCACTGAGGTAATGAAGAACGAAAAATTGgcaattgattttatagtggAACCTCCACTGAGGCAATTGATTTGCTGTCATGTTTGATTAGTAATTTAATTTGCATATTAATTTAGACATAATAGATTAACGACTCAAAAATAAAGAGTCTGTTCTCGGTGACAACCATCGGATATGTTAATATGGGGCTTAGAAATTGGATTGCATCGGATTGGAGAGCATAGCACTAATCCAATGGttgaataatttaaaaaaaaaactaatccaATGGTTCAATTAAATCACAAGTCTTGGTGTCGAGCAACATATCCGGTTAACTTGCGTCGGGTCACGAATCAAGCTCCCGATCTAGGTCTTGTGCCCATTTCACTACGTGTCGGAGTTTCTGAGTTGGACCGATGTCTCCATTCAGTTCCCCGACATCAATAGTTCTCTAACCAGGTCTTTTGATTTCGATGTCCCTAGTCCAAGTCTACAAGTGTCAAGTTCTCTAGGCTAGGTACCGAGCCCCGGAAGTTCCAGTCTGTGTCTCAGGTGTCCAAGTTCCCTGTTCGAGTCCTGAACCTCCAAGTTCTTGACCCCAGTCAAGCTCAACCCTAAGATCTCTAATAGTCGAGTTCCATGGTCTGGGTCCTAGGCGTCTATGTTACTGCGTCGCGACCTAAAGAGTTGGGATTCCTGGGCCTTGACTCGGCGATCAGGGTTCTAGTCTACGTCTAGGGCGTATGTCCAGTCCCGCACATTGAGCCACTGAGCCGAAACCTGTTCACCAACTACAAGTTATCTCAATTGTTTTGAATGGATTAGTTTTCCTAGGTAAACACAAATTCTCTTCACTTTTGAGTACCAAATATCGGATTGATTTAACACTTATCCTACCTACCAAACAAAGCCAAAAGAAGTAGAATGCCGGTCACAATAAGCCATGATAGATTCCCACTGATACTTCTACGTTCATTCTTCTTTCCCCCACTTTCTTGTCCTTTTGAGATTTGTACACAAGGTAAGTGCTGTACCTGGTCACTGCCACCTATGTTCTATATTATATAAGAAAAATGACTTGGATATATATGCTTTGATGAATCGAGATCCGGCAATCCGAAGCCAAAGGATCGAGTAATCTTGACCGCTCATTTCAGATCTTACGGCCCCCATCAGTCCATCACACTACGTCAATTCATCCTTTGACATTCCTTAGATTGTGGGTAGTGAAAGAGTAAAACTAAAAGGTTACCTTCAAAAAAGAGGAAAACTAAAAGAATAAGGACACTAAGCAAAaaaacagcagcagcagcagatcCAATTACTATATACCAAACGACATAGACTACTTTCCCAAATTCCCAATTGAGAGAGTTCTTACGCATGTCAGACACATAGGTTACTCCAAAGTTATTCACGCAATGCATGCATTatataaaaatgatatcattgtGATGGTAATCAAGTGGCTAAACAATTTCCAAATTTACTAACACACCGCAAATTTACAAACCATGCCCTGGTCTGTGCTGTATAGCATTTTGCTAACCATGTACTTACTGAAGCTAAAGCATTTAGATAGAACAAAGTACCTTTCACAGACTTACATATCTTTTTAGCTGCTGCCTGCGACTTGCTTCTCTTCATCCCAAATTTGTGAATACCTTCCACATAATTAGCCCCTTCACCTTCTCAAGAACCCAAGAACCTGCGGTTCACCACCGTCTATTATTTTACAAACTACTGCACAAAGATGTTGGTAAATGACCCTTTTGCTCAATAATCGTCAAAATCTTTTGTATCACTTTCATATCTCCCTTCTCTTTCAAGTACTCCAGAAATGCagccaaagaagaaaaattatTCAACTTCCAGCAGGGTTCACATGTAAAGTTGGCTGCCTTTTTCATTGATTCCTCTCCTGTCTGACCATCTGTACGGTAACCATTGCCAAAAAACCTACTGCACCTGCATAACCTTTCCACTTTTCAATTTCCATGGCTGTGTATGCCTTCCACATCCGTTGTTAGTATAAAACGCAGCATCTAAGTATCTTATACATTTTAATGTTGAAGTGTTCACAGTTGTACATAATGATTAAATTGGAAAAGATCTTGAAGTTCTTTCTACTTGTTCAGCTGGTAAAAAGAAGAGCACTTTCACAAAGGTTTAATGAATTTTTACTAAAGATATTTTTGTGAACATCATGTGAAAAATGTGACTAAGTTGTCAGCTTGTTTAgtcaattaaaacataaaaattaacatATCGGGAAAAAATAAACCTCTACTCTGCATGTGTGAGACTGAAACTTTCGGAAGTCTAAACATCACTTCCTGGTTTAACACGTGGTTTAAGGGTGATTTTGGACTGCCAAAATCATCGCTTTTGCTATCGCATGTAAGTTGTAACTAGCACCTACCAAGATTTTAACTGCAGTAACAacacaacaaagccttttcccaccaagtggggtcggctgtgggggatgcaacacgaggacttcccaggcggtcacccatcctagtactattctcgcccaaactcgtttaacttcggagttcggatgggatccggtgcatgtgagctggtatgatcgcatcccaaggattcgacgtaatctaggagtgccggctgtcgactacctgacgccctccccctcctcttttatccgggcttgggaccggcaatgtaagataaacttacacaggcggagttaaGATTTTAACTGCAGTACACTATCAAAATGTAAAGTGAAACCAAATAAGAAGAGACTATCATGGGCTGATATAACAACCAGGAGCAAGGGTAATATTGGGGGTTGAAGGTTGAATAG
This genomic interval from Malus domestica chromosome 05, GDT2T_hap1 contains the following:
- the LOC103402227 gene encoding abscisic acid 8'-hydroxylase 3-like, coding for MALFILIILALLSIFVFSAFFVLQSWTSSPKSMEDIPGSLGWPIVGESFSFISEFSSPSGIYSFMNKRQQRYGKVFKSFVLGRFTVFMTGREASKILLAGRDGMVSLNLFYTGQQVLGPTSLLQTTGEEHKRLRRLIAEPLSVDGLKKYFQFINTLAIETLEQWPGRTVLVLEEASTFTLKVIGNMIMSLEPAGEEQEQFRSNFKLISSSFASLPFKIPGTAFHSGIQARDRMYAMLDSTISKRRSGRGGFQQDFLESLIMKHSKGEGDEDNKDKLTDQQLKDNILTLLVAGHDTTTAGLTWLIKFLGENPTVLEQLRDEHKKIEANRDSGANLTWDEVNNMPYTAKVISETLRRATILPWYSRKAAQNFEIDGYKIEKGWSVNLDVVSIHHDPEVFPNPQKFDPSRFDQPLKPFSFLGFGSGQRMCPGLNLAKLEISVFIHHLVCRYKWSPLEKDDSVQPTLVRMPKNKYPIVAERL